A portion of the Cervus elaphus chromosome X, mCerEla1.1, whole genome shotgun sequence genome contains these proteins:
- the STARD8 gene encoding stAR-related lipid transfer protein 8 isoform X1 translates to MPLLDVFWACFRKVKCFPLLQGRKNAEAEAKKACRWLRATGFPKYAQLFEEGLFPVDIGSVKKDHGFLDEDSLGALCRRLMTLNSCASMKLEVHFQCKQNEDSEEEEHCTISNHWTFERESKQWSRVGSSDLSAPPSPGLPVTSGCEGVLTELSATSLPAVTASLPPEPADLPLLGCSSGPSHWPFLSPTRGQEGPQDKTKKHRSQRFLKHLESLRRKEKGGGRQADLEHSSVTSEKVAKASSFRSLHGFLYRAKNRAATSASGSDAETQRAWKKAWPVAMFQHPQRAHWGDCLVHVPRDHKPGTFPRSLSIESLCPEDGHRLADWQPGRHWGYEGRRGSCGSTGSHTSIYDNMPELYPAEPVLAGAEAEEEEEEGGGSYTHLDDILQHVWGLQQRVELWSQAMCPDLEPGDKEEEEEEEAEEEATSTVEIATDGVEGQTSEARTQGEAPALRESLALGHMDVQLGVLAQPQTPAKAEFLAQVEAGTPGFAQDHEEETHSGGEPTSSSSLSVEEGHVSDTVASSSELDSSGNSMNEAEATGSPTGLQTSVPRERRDSGVGASLTRPCRKLRWHSFQNSHRPSLNSESLEINRQFASQIHLLHKGSLLRLTTFMEKYTIPHKQGWVWSVPKFMKRNKTPDYRGQQVFGVPPLIHVQRTGQPLPQSIQQAMRYLRSQCLDQVGIFRKSGVKSRIQNLRQMNETSPDNVCYEGQSAYDVADLLKQYFRDLPEPIFTSKLTTTFLQIYQLLPKDQWLAATQAATLLLPDENREVLQTLLYFLSDIASAEENQMTAGNLAVCLAPSIFHLNVSKKDNPSPRIKSKRSLVGRPGPRDLNENMAATQGLSHMISDCKKLFQVPQDMVLQLCGSYSAAELSPPGPALAELRQARAAGVSLSLYMEESIQELLHNAAERFKGWMSMPGPQHTELACKKAPDGHPLRVWKASTEVAAPPAVVLHRVLRERALWDEDLLRAQVLEALMPGVELYHYVTDSMAPHPCRDFVVLRMWRSDLPRGGCLLVSQSLDPEQPVPESGVRALMLTSQYLMEPCGLGRSRLTHICRADLRGRSPDWYNKVFGHLCAMEVAKIRDSFPTLQTAGPETKL, encoded by the exons AAGCTGAGGCCAAAAAAGCATGCAGGTGGCTCCGAGCAACAGGATTCCCTAAGTATGCTCAGCTTTTTGAAG AAGGTTTGTTTCCCGTGGATATTGGCTCTGTGAAGAAGGACCACGGTTTTCTGGACGAGGACTCTTTGGGGGCCCTGTGCAG GAGGCTGATGACCTTGAACAGTTGTGCCTCGATGAAACTGGAGGTTCATTTTCAATGCAAGCAG AATGAAGACTCAGAGGAGGAAGAGCACTGTACCATCAGCAACCACTGGACCTTTGAGCGAGAAAGTAAGCAGTGGTCTCGCGTGGGTTCCTCTGACTTGTCGGCCCCACCAAGCCCTGGCCTGCCAGTGACCTCTGGCTGTGAGGGCGTCCTCACTGAGCTTAGTGCCACCTCCCTGCCTGCCGTCACTGCGAGCCTACCACCTGAGCCAGCGGATCTGCCCTTGCTAGGCTGTTCTTCCGGCCCAAGTCACTGGCCCTTCCTCAGCCCCACTCGGGGCCAGGAGGGCCCCCAGGACAAAACCAAGAAGCACCGTTCCCAACGCTTCCTCAAGCACCTTGAGTCTCTGAGACGGAAAGAAAAGGGTGGAGGCCGGCAAGCAGATCTGGAGCACAGCTCAGTCACCTCAGAGAAGGTTGCCAAAGCCTCCTCTTTCCGAAGTCTCCATGGCTTCCTCTATCGGGCCAAGAACCGGGCGGCCACCTCAGCCAGTGGCAGTGACGCTGAGACTCAGAGGGCCTGGAAGAAGGCCTGGCCTGTGGCCATGTTCCAGCATCCTCAGCGGGCACACTGGGGTGATTGCCTGGTGCATGTGCCCAGAGACCACAAACCAGGCACATTCCCTCGCTCCTTGTCCATTgagagcctgtgccctgaggaTGGACACCGCCTGGCAGATTGGCAGCCAGGTAGGCACTGGGGCTATGAAGGGCGCCGGGGCTCCTGTGGCTCCACAGGCAGCCACACCAGCATCTATGACAACATGCCGGAGCTGTATCCAGCTGAGCCTGTACTGGCTGGGGCTGAggctgaagaggaggaggaggaaggtgggggCAGCTACACTCACCTGGATGACATCCTTCAGCATGTGTGGGGGTTGCAGCAGCGGGTAGAGCTCTGGTCTCAGGCCATGTGCCCAGACCTGGAGCCTGGAGataaggaagaagaagaggaggaggaagcagaggaggaGGCCACTTCAACAGTAGAAATAGCCACCGATGGAGTGGAAGGCCAGACCAGTGAGGCTCGGACCCAGGGAGAGGCTCCAGCCCTCAGGGAGTCCCTAGCCCTGGGCCACATGGATGTGCAACTTGGAGTCCTGGCTCAGCCTCAGACCCCCGCCAAGGCTGAGTTCCTGGCACAGGTAGAGGCTGGGACCCCAGGCTTTGCCCAGGATCATGAGGAGGAAACACATTCAGGGGGGGAACCAACCTCTTCCTCCAGCCTGTCAGTGGAAGAAGGACACGTTTCCGACACTGTGGCCTCCTCCAGTGAGCTGGATAGTAGCGGGAACTCCATGAACGAGGCTGAGGCTACAGGGTCCCCGACTGGACTCCAGACATCAGTACCCCGTGAGCGACGCGATTCAGGTGTCGGGGCCTCACTTACCAGACCCTGCAG GAAGCTCCGTTGGCACAGCTTTCAGAACTCTCACCGGCCCAGCCTCAACTCGGAGTCACTGGAGATCAACCGGCAGTTTGCCAGCCAGATACATCTCCTGCACAAGGGCTCACTGCTGCGGCTCACCACTTTCATGGAGAAGTACACCATCCCCCATAAACAGGGCTGGGTCTG GTCAGTCCCCAAGTTCATGAAGAGGAACAAGACACCAGACTACCGGGGCCAGCAGGTATTTGGGGTGCCGCCCCTCATTCACGTGCAGCGCACAGGCCAGCCACTGCCCCAGAGCATTCAGCAAGCCATGCGCTACCTGCGTAGCCAGTGCCTGGACCAG GTGGGCATCTTCCGCAAGTCTGGGGTGAAGTCCAGGATCCAGAACCTGCGTCAAATGAATGAGACCTCCCCTGACAATGTCTGCTATGAGGGCCAGTCGGCCTATGATGTGGCTGACTTACTGAAGCAGTATTTCCGGGACCTGCCCGAGCCCATCTTCACCAGCAAGCTTACTACCACTTTCCTGCAGATCTACCAGC TCCTCCCCAAGGATCAATGGTTGGCAGCCACACAAGCCGCCACCTTGCTGCTCCCTGATGAGAACCGAGAGGTACTACAGACCCTGCTCTATTTCCTAAGTGACATTGCCTCTGCTGAGGAGAACCAGATGACAGCCGGTAACTTGGCAGTGTGCCTGGCACCTTCTATCTTTCATCTCAATGTCTCCAAGAAGGATAACCCCTCACCCAG GATCAAGAGCAAACGCAGCCTAGTTGGCCGGCCAGGCCCTAGGGACTTGAATGAGAACATGGCTGCCACCCAGGGCCTATCACACATGATCAGTGACTGCAAGAAACTTTTCCAG GTGCCCCAAGACATGGTGCTGCAACTGTGTGGCTCCTACAGTGCAGCTGAACTCAGCCCTCCGGGCCCAGCCCTGGCTGAACTGCGGCAGGCCCGGGCTGCTGGTGTAAGCCTGAGCCTCTATATGGAAGAGAGCATCCAGGAGCTGCTGCACAATGCTGCTGAGCGCTTCAAGGGCTGGATGAGCATGCCGGGGCCCCAGCACACAGAGCTGGCTTGCAAGAAG GCACCAGACGGGCACCCGCTGCGTGTGTGGAAGGCATCCACAGAAGTGGCGGCCCCTCCAGCTGTGGTGCTACACCGTGTCCTGCGGGAGAGGGCCCTCTGGGATGAGGATCTTCTGCGGGCCCAGGTGTTGGAAGCCCTGATGCCGGGTGTGGAGCTGTACCACTACGTCACTGACAGCATGGCACCTCATCCCTGCCGCGACTTTGTGGTGCTCCG GATGTGGCGCTCTGACCTGCCCCGTGGGGGTTGCCTCCTCGTGTCTCAGTCCCTGGATCCTGAGCAACCTGTACCGGAGTCGGGGGTGCGGGCTCTGATGCTCACGTCCCAGTACCTCATGGAACCCTGTGGCCTGGGCCGCTCCCGGCTCACCCACATCTGCCGTGCTGACCTCAG GGGCCGTTCTCCTGACTGGTACAACAAAGTCTTCGGACACCTGTGCGCCATGGAGGTGGCAAAGATCCGGGATTCCTTCCCAACCCTGCAGACAGCTGGCCCTGAGACAAAGTTGTGA
- the STARD8 gene encoding stAR-related lipid transfer protein 8 isoform X2 yields MTLNSCASMKLEVHFQCKQNEDSEEEEHCTISNHWTFERESKQWSRVGSSDLSAPPSPGLPVTSGCEGVLTELSATSLPAVTASLPPEPADLPLLGCSSGPSHWPFLSPTRGQEGPQDKTKKHRSQRFLKHLESLRRKEKGGGRQADLEHSSVTSEKVAKASSFRSLHGFLYRAKNRAATSASGSDAETQRAWKKAWPVAMFQHPQRAHWGDCLVHVPRDHKPGTFPRSLSIESLCPEDGHRLADWQPGRHWGYEGRRGSCGSTGSHTSIYDNMPELYPAEPVLAGAEAEEEEEEGGGSYTHLDDILQHVWGLQQRVELWSQAMCPDLEPGDKEEEEEEEAEEEATSTVEIATDGVEGQTSEARTQGEAPALRESLALGHMDVQLGVLAQPQTPAKAEFLAQVEAGTPGFAQDHEEETHSGGEPTSSSSLSVEEGHVSDTVASSSELDSSGNSMNEAEATGSPTGLQTSVPRERRDSGVGASLTRPCRKLRWHSFQNSHRPSLNSESLEINRQFASQIHLLHKGSLLRLTTFMEKYTIPHKQGWVWSVPKFMKRNKTPDYRGQQVFGVPPLIHVQRTGQPLPQSIQQAMRYLRSQCLDQVGIFRKSGVKSRIQNLRQMNETSPDNVCYEGQSAYDVADLLKQYFRDLPEPIFTSKLTTTFLQIYQLLPKDQWLAATQAATLLLPDENREVLQTLLYFLSDIASAEENQMTAGNLAVCLAPSIFHLNVSKKDNPSPRIKSKRSLVGRPGPRDLNENMAATQGLSHMISDCKKLFQVPQDMVLQLCGSYSAAELSPPGPALAELRQARAAGVSLSLYMEESIQELLHNAAERFKGWMSMPGPQHTELACKKAPDGHPLRVWKASTEVAAPPAVVLHRVLRERALWDEDLLRAQVLEALMPGVELYHYVTDSMAPHPCRDFVVLRMWRSDLPRGGCLLVSQSLDPEQPVPESGVRALMLTSQYLMEPCGLGRSRLTHICRADLRGRSPDWYNKVFGHLCAMEVAKIRDSFPTLQTAGPETKL; encoded by the exons ATGACCTTGAACAGTTGTGCCTCGATGAAACTGGAGGTTCATTTTCAATGCAAGCAG AATGAAGACTCAGAGGAGGAAGAGCACTGTACCATCAGCAACCACTGGACCTTTGAGCGAGAAAGTAAGCAGTGGTCTCGCGTGGGTTCCTCTGACTTGTCGGCCCCACCAAGCCCTGGCCTGCCAGTGACCTCTGGCTGTGAGGGCGTCCTCACTGAGCTTAGTGCCACCTCCCTGCCTGCCGTCACTGCGAGCCTACCACCTGAGCCAGCGGATCTGCCCTTGCTAGGCTGTTCTTCCGGCCCAAGTCACTGGCCCTTCCTCAGCCCCACTCGGGGCCAGGAGGGCCCCCAGGACAAAACCAAGAAGCACCGTTCCCAACGCTTCCTCAAGCACCTTGAGTCTCTGAGACGGAAAGAAAAGGGTGGAGGCCGGCAAGCAGATCTGGAGCACAGCTCAGTCACCTCAGAGAAGGTTGCCAAAGCCTCCTCTTTCCGAAGTCTCCATGGCTTCCTCTATCGGGCCAAGAACCGGGCGGCCACCTCAGCCAGTGGCAGTGACGCTGAGACTCAGAGGGCCTGGAAGAAGGCCTGGCCTGTGGCCATGTTCCAGCATCCTCAGCGGGCACACTGGGGTGATTGCCTGGTGCATGTGCCCAGAGACCACAAACCAGGCACATTCCCTCGCTCCTTGTCCATTgagagcctgtgccctgaggaTGGACACCGCCTGGCAGATTGGCAGCCAGGTAGGCACTGGGGCTATGAAGGGCGCCGGGGCTCCTGTGGCTCCACAGGCAGCCACACCAGCATCTATGACAACATGCCGGAGCTGTATCCAGCTGAGCCTGTACTGGCTGGGGCTGAggctgaagaggaggaggaggaaggtgggggCAGCTACACTCACCTGGATGACATCCTTCAGCATGTGTGGGGGTTGCAGCAGCGGGTAGAGCTCTGGTCTCAGGCCATGTGCCCAGACCTGGAGCCTGGAGataaggaagaagaagaggaggaggaagcagaggaggaGGCCACTTCAACAGTAGAAATAGCCACCGATGGAGTGGAAGGCCAGACCAGTGAGGCTCGGACCCAGGGAGAGGCTCCAGCCCTCAGGGAGTCCCTAGCCCTGGGCCACATGGATGTGCAACTTGGAGTCCTGGCTCAGCCTCAGACCCCCGCCAAGGCTGAGTTCCTGGCACAGGTAGAGGCTGGGACCCCAGGCTTTGCCCAGGATCATGAGGAGGAAACACATTCAGGGGGGGAACCAACCTCTTCCTCCAGCCTGTCAGTGGAAGAAGGACACGTTTCCGACACTGTGGCCTCCTCCAGTGAGCTGGATAGTAGCGGGAACTCCATGAACGAGGCTGAGGCTACAGGGTCCCCGACTGGACTCCAGACATCAGTACCCCGTGAGCGACGCGATTCAGGTGTCGGGGCCTCACTTACCAGACCCTGCAG GAAGCTCCGTTGGCACAGCTTTCAGAACTCTCACCGGCCCAGCCTCAACTCGGAGTCACTGGAGATCAACCGGCAGTTTGCCAGCCAGATACATCTCCTGCACAAGGGCTCACTGCTGCGGCTCACCACTTTCATGGAGAAGTACACCATCCCCCATAAACAGGGCTGGGTCTG GTCAGTCCCCAAGTTCATGAAGAGGAACAAGACACCAGACTACCGGGGCCAGCAGGTATTTGGGGTGCCGCCCCTCATTCACGTGCAGCGCACAGGCCAGCCACTGCCCCAGAGCATTCAGCAAGCCATGCGCTACCTGCGTAGCCAGTGCCTGGACCAG GTGGGCATCTTCCGCAAGTCTGGGGTGAAGTCCAGGATCCAGAACCTGCGTCAAATGAATGAGACCTCCCCTGACAATGTCTGCTATGAGGGCCAGTCGGCCTATGATGTGGCTGACTTACTGAAGCAGTATTTCCGGGACCTGCCCGAGCCCATCTTCACCAGCAAGCTTACTACCACTTTCCTGCAGATCTACCAGC TCCTCCCCAAGGATCAATGGTTGGCAGCCACACAAGCCGCCACCTTGCTGCTCCCTGATGAGAACCGAGAGGTACTACAGACCCTGCTCTATTTCCTAAGTGACATTGCCTCTGCTGAGGAGAACCAGATGACAGCCGGTAACTTGGCAGTGTGCCTGGCACCTTCTATCTTTCATCTCAATGTCTCCAAGAAGGATAACCCCTCACCCAG GATCAAGAGCAAACGCAGCCTAGTTGGCCGGCCAGGCCCTAGGGACTTGAATGAGAACATGGCTGCCACCCAGGGCCTATCACACATGATCAGTGACTGCAAGAAACTTTTCCAG GTGCCCCAAGACATGGTGCTGCAACTGTGTGGCTCCTACAGTGCAGCTGAACTCAGCCCTCCGGGCCCAGCCCTGGCTGAACTGCGGCAGGCCCGGGCTGCTGGTGTAAGCCTGAGCCTCTATATGGAAGAGAGCATCCAGGAGCTGCTGCACAATGCTGCTGAGCGCTTCAAGGGCTGGATGAGCATGCCGGGGCCCCAGCACACAGAGCTGGCTTGCAAGAAG GCACCAGACGGGCACCCGCTGCGTGTGTGGAAGGCATCCACAGAAGTGGCGGCCCCTCCAGCTGTGGTGCTACACCGTGTCCTGCGGGAGAGGGCCCTCTGGGATGAGGATCTTCTGCGGGCCCAGGTGTTGGAAGCCCTGATGCCGGGTGTGGAGCTGTACCACTACGTCACTGACAGCATGGCACCTCATCCCTGCCGCGACTTTGTGGTGCTCCG GATGTGGCGCTCTGACCTGCCCCGTGGGGGTTGCCTCCTCGTGTCTCAGTCCCTGGATCCTGAGCAACCTGTACCGGAGTCGGGGGTGCGGGCTCTGATGCTCACGTCCCAGTACCTCATGGAACCCTGTGGCCTGGGCCGCTCCCGGCTCACCCACATCTGCCGTGCTGACCTCAG GGGCCGTTCTCCTGACTGGTACAACAAAGTCTTCGGACACCTGTGCGCCATGGAGGTGGCAAAGATCCGGGATTCCTTCCCAACCCTGCAGACAGCTGGCCCTGAGACAAAGTTGTGA